The sequence GCCTCCGGTCTGACCTCGTTGACCGCCGGGGCGTCCCGGATCTTCGAGGGCGGCACCGTGGCACAGACGGTCGTGGAGATGGAGCGCGGATTCCTCTTCCTGATGTCCATCTCGGACGGGTCGTCCCTCGCGGTCCTGGCCCACCCCGAGTGCGACATCGGTCTCGTCGGCTACGAGATGGCACTGCTCGTCGACCGCGCGGGTGCGGTACTCACCCCGGACCTGCGCGCCGAACTCCAAGGCAGTCTGCTGCACTGACCGCCCCCGGCACCACCCACCTCACCAAACCACCGTCCGGCCGCCACAATCCCCCCACCGGCCCCCGACAG comes from Streptomyces sp. FXJ1.172 and encodes:
- a CDS encoding roadblock/LC7 domain-containing protein, yielding MSQAAQNLNWLITNFVDNTPGVSHTVVVSADGLLLAMSEGFPRDRADQLAAVASGLTSLTAGASRIFEGGTVAQTVVEMERGFLFLMSISDGSSLAVLAHPECDIGLVGYEMALLVDRAGAVLTPDLRAELQGSLLH